A stretch of the Acomys russatus chromosome 23, mAcoRus1.1, whole genome shotgun sequence genome encodes the following:
- the Atp5pb gene encoding LOW QUALITY PROTEIN: ATP synthase F(0) complex subunit B1, mitochondrial (The sequence of the model RefSeq protein was modified relative to this genomic sequence to represent the inferred CDS: deleted 1 base in 1 codon) has protein sequence MLSRVVLSAAAAAAPCLRNAAVLGPGVLQATRVFHTGQPRLAPVPPLPEYGGKVRLGLIPEEFFQFLYPKTGVTGPYVLGTGLCLYFLSKEIYVITPETFSTISVVGLIVYVIKKYGASIGEFIDKLNEQKIAELEEVKQLTIKQIQDAIDMEKAQQALVQKRHYLFDVQRNNIALALEVTYRERLHKAYKEVKNRLDYHISVQDMMRRKEQEHMIDWVEKRVVQSISAQQEKETIAKCIEDLKMLSQKAQAQPVM, from the exons ATGCTGTCCCGGGTGGTACTTTCTGCCGCCGCCGCAGCGG CCCCGTGCCTGAGGAACGCGGCCGTCCTGGGACCAGG GGTGTTACAGGCAACAAGGGTCTTTCACACAGGACAGCCACGTCTTGCCCCTGTACCGCCTCTTCCTGAATATGGAGGAAAAGTACGTCTTGGGCTGATTCCTGAGGAATTTTTCCAGTTCCTTTACCCTAAAACTGGTGTAACAG GACCCTACGTGCTTGGGACTGGGCTTTGCTTGTATTTTTTATCCAAAGAAATCTATGTGATCACCCCAGAGACGTTCTCGACCATATCAGTAGTAGGGCTGATTGTCTATGTGATTAAGAAGTATGGCGCCTCCATTGGAGAGTTTATCGATAAACTTAACGAG CAAAAAATTGCTGAACTAGAAGAAGTAAAGCAGTTGACCATCAAACAGATCCAGGATGCAATTGACATGGAGAAGGCACAGCAGGCTCTGGTTCAGAAGCGCCACTACCTCTTCGACGTTCAGAGG AATAACATTGCCCTGGCCTTGGAGGTCACTTACCGAGAACGGCTGCATAAAGCATATAAGGAA GTAAAGAATCGCCTGGACTATCACATTTCTGTACAGGACATGATGCGTCGCAAGGAGCAGGAGCACATGATAGACTGGGTGGAGAAGCGTGTGGTGCAGAGCATTTCTGCACAGCAG GAAAAGGAGACAATTGCCAAGTGCATTGAGGATCTAAAGATGCTCTCACAGAAGGCTCAAGCTCAGCCAGTTATGTGA